The following DNA comes from Pomacea canaliculata isolate SZHN2017 linkage group LG10, ASM307304v1, whole genome shotgun sequence.
aacttgtaaagcagcagaatgtattcctaaaaaccaaagtagcccagaaagctgctactcatgccagctttGTAGTCGCATACAACActgccaagcacagcaaatcgttcagtgatggtgaatttgtcaacaAGTGCATGCTCCATGTAGCTGATCAAGTCTgtccacaacaaagaaagaagtttgaagaagtcagtttgTCGAGAAGAACTGCGGTTCGCCGCATTGAAGCAATTGGTGAAGACCtgacatcacaactgaaaaGGCGTGTACcttcatttcagctgttttcctTGGCATTGAGAAGCACTGACATCGATGACACTGCACAGTTGCTCATCTTTGTACGaggcatttcagaaaactttgaaatcacagaagaattgctgtcaatggaatcaatgaaagacactactacggggaagatatttttgaatgtgtgtaAAATGCCATGCATACAATGCAATTACCATGGCAGAAAATGGCCAGTAGTACTACGGATGGTTGTCCATCTTTGGCAGGAAAGAAAGTTGGTCTACTGAAGAGGTTGGGTGACCGTGTTGCAGAGGTCGCTTGCACCATGGAGCTGATATTTCTACATTGCATAATACACCAGCAAGCCTATGTAACAGTGTGCTTGACATGAAACATGTTGTGGATGCAGTTGTGAAAATTGTTAATTTCATCAGGGCGAGAGGTCTAAATCACAGTTTATCAAGATTGGAAGATTGCGGCTCGGATCACAGTGATGTTTTGTATCATACTGCTGTTTGGGGAAAGTTGTGAGACGTGTCTGGGGCCTGAAAACGGAAATTTTACTGTTTCTGGAGATCAAAGGGAAAGATACAGATTATCCTCAACTCAGAGAATataccctgaaagagaaattccagtctgaaagcattgacaaattttatgagtcactgaatgagtccaagtttgccaacctgagacagatggccatgaaactacttgttctgttcTACATACATTTGCGAGCAAACATTttcgaccatgaacattaacaagacaaatctgcgttccaatgtaactgatgttcacgtgcagtcgttcCTGAGGATTTCTACATTCGACATgcagccagagttcaagcaacttgttgacaactgTGATCGACCacagctgtctcattgacttcagcagTTATTGCAGTACATtacgttaacatcattaaatactgtttttggtctctatgctttaaaatcaaagtttacaagtttacattaaacacgatttattccttgcataggTAGATAGATACGCAATgaaggtattgatccagtaatctggcccgccaaggacttcattccccatatccggcccgccgaccggagaagttgcccacccctgccttagcCAGATAATTTCACTTATACCAATATGAGATATgagaaactaaaagaaatgACCACCTTTGCATCCCCCTTGTCAGCATGTCAGAggtattaaagaaagaaagaggcagCTCAGGGAttcaaggaagagaaaaatgagtGCTATCAGATGACAATGATGTCATATGAAAATACAGTGCTAAGCACCCAAactcattatttaataataataaaaaaatgtataggaTATTTCCTTGCTTAGGAGTGAGCTTAATGCActtaaacaaaagaacaatatGAGAAACAAATGATGGGCACAGTTTGCAGTCCATAAGAACTGAGTAGGTGGGAGAGGAAGGAAAAGAGGGTGAAAAAAGGAGGAGATTGCCAGCTGCTGGGGGTATTCATGAAAATGATGGATGTTAAGACCAGCCTTGAAAACTTCAGTGGTGGTCACCATTCAAAACAATAGGGGAAAGACATTCCATACTGGAAACAATTacataaaaagtgtatttttttcctagttGTTTTGGTGGTTCACTTTTAAATCAAGTtataaatgatttgttttttttctaataagtTATTAGTTTGGTTTAtaccttgttactcctcgaggagcataaggTCACATCAACAGCAAAAAGTTATTAGCCTGCAGTTTTCATTTTGATCAGATGTGTTGGGAAGGGAAGTTTTAAGGCACACAAGCATGTTTCACAGTATCTTCTCCAGGTAGCAGATAGCATAGTGGTTAAAGTAATGGCCTCCAAACTCAGAGGCACACACACTAGCCAGTTTGATACTCTAGAAATGTATCGTATTTCTCCCAGCTGACCGATCTGTGGAATGGGTGCCTTACTCCTTAGAgaagtggttctcaaagtgtggtccccAGACCACTTGTGGGCCGCACACATACATTAGGTAGtctgcggctgacagtcatcatatgtcagcaaagtgatgtttaaatcgccagatacgctaattagtgcagtattgatttcacacgagtttttattttattgatgccCAACTGCTCGTTCGTATAAAACACTCCAACTAAGTCTTTATGCCACAGCACGagcattgtgtcatttaacCATGTCATCTGTTACCTTTTGTAATGCAGTCCACTtctgcattttaaatttttatgtgtattttgcgaagtatgtaattttatgtaaatttattactacagtcggacctcgataagtcgaccttccctaagtcgaaaacctccctatatcaaattaattgttagttcccggccaaatacctgcacCTTTTAcgattttccctaactcgaaaaactccgtaagtcaaattttttttggcTCCCTTTGAGTTCAACTTATGGAGGTCTGACTGTATACAACTGtcaaaaaagtacatttagttttgaattgtaatgaaacaaatgcggtaatttaaatttgaaattcacggtacaAGTGATTTCAGGCCTTGGTTGTTTGccgtattttttactttaataaaatGGTCCatggtctgaaatactttgataACCACTGCCTTAGAGGACTGAGGAAGCTAAGGCCATAAGGGAGGAGAGATGGGCAGCGCCCTAACAAGAATGCTGGCCTGAGAAAAGTGTTGTCTCTAATAATTTCTCACTCCCCAGTAACCGTAAGTTTATAGGAatacctcctttttttttaaataaaggtgtaaatatatttcaacaaTCATAAGCAACACTAGTAAGGTCTGATAAGTGGATGAAAAATAATGGTAATCAGTAAGTGGAAAGAATATATAAGTTCATCagtaacacattttttatataataattattattagccTTTATAATATTGCAGGTTCTCAAAGAATCCATGTTAAAACCTGGGGCTGTTCTCACAACAACTCAGACAGCGAGTATATGGCAGGTCAGCTTGCATCATATGGCTTCATTATTACAGGTAAAGTGTTGCAGCATATAATGTTGCACAGGATGCATACAGTTCTTATGGGTGCTTATAAGTCTGTAGATTTTGGAGTGGACATACACTCTTGAATAAAGTCACACTCAAGAGTAACATTTTCAGAATATTATTACAAAAAGGCAGTAAATTGTATGAATCCATGATAGAATATCTTTATTGCCTTTTAAGATATTTcaggtatttttatttacatatttttatggaGAAAATGAGCTTTTCGTGTTTGTGGTAGGCCATTTGTGTTTCCTGTCCTTATTTGGTCAGGTACAGCAAATTAAGCATGCATTTTATATGTGAGAACATGAAGCACTGGTCTGTTATAACTGTCAGATAACAAAGATGAAGCAGATCTTTGGCTCCTTAATTCCTGTACTGTGAAAAGTCCAGCAGAAGATCACTTTCGAAATGAGATCACAATGGctgaaaaaatgaacaaaaaagtGGTGTTGGCAGGATGTGTTCCTCAGGGTCAGCCGAATTCTCAATACATAAAGGTATAGATGAATTTATAGATGAATCTGTTTGTAGATCTTATAATATGTGTAAATTATGTGCATTAACTTTCAGACTCTACCTGATTTAAGTATATTGATGAACATATAAGCTTCTTGGTGCTAAGGGCACTTATTCAGAATTTCCAAGTGGAACTGAAATAGAAAATTTAGCAGCTGAAGACACAAGTAGCAGTGTTATTGAAATTGTAAAGGAACATGTGTGGGATAGAATTCACTTTAAGCATcacaaattttataaatttgaatCTTCAGAACCATTTGGTGTTGATTTGAGGTTACatgtacaaaaaacaaaacgagtGAAGATAATGTAACAGTTTGAGGGGAAACAACACTGACATGGGAGAGGAAAaagtttgcttctttttttctgtagtgCTGGTTACTGGTTCTAAGGTTTCCTTCTGTTATTCATTAATTTAGTCATGGAAAATTGTCAGTCCTTTATTGATATTAATTAATGTCTCTTTGTTGTTAAATGGACAAGTATGACTGAATTTAACTGGCATAGTGTCTTTTTGTATAGGGTCTGAGTGTGGTAGGCGTGCAGCAAATAGACCGTGTTGTGGAGGTTGTGGAGGAAACCCTTAAAggttcatttcttcattttttaccAGACGATATGACTATTAGAAGCCTATGGATTACAACtgctctttgtttatttgtttggaatAACATTACCTAACTGCTGAATTGCTGTTAAACATCAACTAAATTGTCaatttacatttaatataaattaaagcTGAGATGGCCATATCATTAGAGAAGTAATCTTTTGGCATGGAcactgagtttttcttttttgatgtttGGTATATTTGGGGTGATTTTGTAAGCTTTTGAATTGTAAGCTCATTACAGGGAGTGGAGCTGACTGAAGCTATGTAGTCTCATTGGATCACTCATTGCATCACTGCTATTTATCATTAATAAGTAAAGTCTTTATCTTAATTAGTGATATGTAAACAgtaatatgtaaaaatgtttttgctcaATTGCAAATATTCCTTTTTAAGAATTTACCAGTTTTGGTCTGTTAGGTCATACAGTACGCATGTTTGGACCCAAGAaacaaaatgggaaaaaagCAGGTGGAGCTTCTTTGAGTCTTCCAAAGATTCGCAAAAATCCTCTTATTGAGATCATTGCCATTAACACAGGGTGAGAGCTGAGTCTTATTTGCAGATATTTCTGTTACAGAATAATCTACATTTCTACTTACCCATAAAATTCTTCCTTACGGAAGAGAcagctggctcagcgtaaaacactaatttgcTCCCCATCTCACCCATGTGTAGTTAATAATGATGAAgattaataatgaaaaataaagtttcataTGATCATTTAAAGCTGAATAATGTTGTTAAGTGAATAAACTCCGTACTGTGAATTGTGTCCCTATGACCAGATGCCTAAATCAGTGTACATACTGCAAGACTAAGCATGCCAGGGGTGACCTGGGGAGTTATCAACCAGAGGAGATCATTGAGAGAGCATTTCAGTCATTTTCAGGTAGGGTGTGATCATGTTTTTAGTCTGCATTATCTAATGTCTTTCCTAAATCACTAACCTGAGAATACTTTACAAGCTTttgttgtaaaagaaaaaagattttaaaaattcagtccTTTCAATATCCCTAACAAATCATTTCTTAAATGATACTTAATAGCAATTGAcccagtttttgtttgtttgtttgtttgttgagattaaatcaaatgcatttcttttcaGAGGGTGTAGTGGAAATATGGCTTACTTCAGAAGATCTTGGTGCATATGGTCATGACATAGGAGTTACATTACCGGAACTACTTTGGCAGCTAGTAGAAGTGATTCCAGAGGGTGCACGGATGCGGCTTGGCATGACCAACCCACCATACATCTTGGAGCACTTAGAGGTACAGTTTGTGAATGAGACTTGCAAGACAGAAAAGCTGGGAGATGACTCTTTGATTTGAAGTATGTTGTGCACTCTGGTAATAAGTAGAAAAGACATTTATCTATCAATTactttgatgttgatgtcataGACTGCATAGTTATTGCAATATCCATGTTGAAGAGGATGTGTCATTCTTTGCTTTTAACCACTTTGCCAGGAAATTGTCAAGATCTTGAATCATCCAAGAGTGTACGCATTTCTCCATGTTCCTGTACAGTCAGCCTCAGACAGTGTGCTCATGGACATGCGGAGAGAATATTGTTGCAGTGATTTTAGACATGTAGTTGATTTCATCAAAGAAAGGTTCGTGtaaacattaaattttgtttttgggaATTTGAAGAGAAGGATATAAAGTTTACTTATCTAGCCCTAttgtaaactttattatttttattgtttattagtaagctgatattttaaatttaatttagacaagttttttttcttgctcgtTTCTTTTTCACAGAGTTCCTAGGGTGACTATTGCAACAGATGTTATTTGTGGCTTCCctacagaaactgaaaaggtAGAAATTATAAGGCTGTTGAGtttatagttttattgtttagttattatgttttatgattattattgttgctgttttggaGCACAGTGTTGCTAAAATAAGACTTGGATTGCTTTTGAACttttaagacatttatttaCCAATATTCTAGGAATACTCATTCACCTTTGATGaaaaattatgtaattaaaTTGTGTCATGCACAGGACTTTCAAGAGACTTTGGACTTAGTTCAACATTACAAATTTCCAAGCCTGTTTATCAATCAGTTTTTTCCACGTCCTGGTACACCAGCAGCAAAAATGGCTCGTGTATCACCTCAAGAGGTATGAATTTTTAATagtgaaaaatgacaaataaaacagttttattttggttttcattttgtacttgagtgtgtgtaaatattatgTCATGTTTCAAGCAGTCGCTGTCTTCTCTAGTAGGTAAATGATTTATATGTGATAGATGATTGTACACATTCATCTTCTTGAAATTCTGAGTGACAGTTTTACAAAGAACAATCCCCTTAGTCACAATGTATCAGCTGCACCTTTCTTATAGCAACATATATGGCTTACACTTCCTTGGGACAGTAGGAAGGCTTAGCCTTGATGACTCTTTCCTCTCATAAAGTGTTCACCTACTGTTTCTAAAATAGCAGTGTTTCCAGAGATCAGCTGCaaaatgtggtttttttaaaaattaaattctgCAATGCCATAAATCAaggttcatatttttttatttttatatttgaactCATGGTCTTTTGAACTTTATTGGAATAATTATACCAAAAGCTTTAAGAAAGATCATCTGCTATTACTCATTTCACTGAAAATATGGTGCATATGAAGGGTAATGGAGCAACATAGTCATCTGGTCATCACAGAATGAGGTAAATTTGTGTCATCACTGCCGAGGGAGAAAAAGATGTGAATCTCTACAATCTAATTCTGGTGACAATAACTCATGTCAGCAGTGCGTACTTGTGTAGTGTTAAGGTTGCTCTGTTTAATGCTCATTCAGTCGGAATGACAGCATGAATGAAACTGTCAGCTGTCAATGACTACATTCTCGGCAATGGCATAGATATTTTCTATATCACCGAAACTTGGCTTCGAATGCTGGTAATGAGGCAAAATGTCGTGATTTGGTTCCACCAGGCTACACTACCACTTCCTTTCCTCATGTTACATCTAATCACGGGGGAGGTATCGCCTTTATTGTCTGCGATCACTTGCAACAACTGTCTACACTGGAATTTGTCAAATCAGCCATGCTGCCTGCTTATAAGGAAGTGTGTAGCCTGGCTTCACTAAACATGGAGGCTTTTAAGGCCGACCTAAACGTCAACATTCGGCCTGAATCCACCATCACCGATCTGTTCCACACTCTCCATACTGTGCTGGATAGTCACACCTCACTGACCCCTCACCTTGGTACACTACCCTGGGTGTTGAGTTTCTGAAAGCCAAATGCAGACAAGCAGAGCGGGAGTGGCAAGTCACTAGACTCAATGTGCACTGTCAGATCTTTCAGGCGACCAGGAATCATGTTACAGACATTGTTCACTGTGTAAAGTCCACATTTTACTCCGAAAAAATACTTGCCTGTAAAACAGCGAAACAGTTATTTAATGCTAGCAACAGTCTGCTTGGCAAAACCATTAGTACTCCACTCCGTCAGTGTTCCCTACAGATCTTTGCGGAGTTTTTCACCAATAAGATTGTATTGATACGCCAGAAGCTTGACTCTAATGTTGTTCCACCTTAACCTTCATGTGTCAGATACAGTTTTTAATGGTCCTACGTTTTGTGGTTTTGAGTCAGTGAACAATTTGTTAAGGAAATTTGTCTGAAGACCAGCCCCAAAACATGtgagcttttctttctctacctctGTCCTCAGGGTTATTTTCAATCAGCATTTGACTTTTCATTggcatatttctcatgtctgcagaaatgcttaccttgaacttcgtaggatcagtaccattcatcattatctcaccaccgatgcaactaaaactctaatctaTGCCTTTGTGCTGTTaaggatggactattgtaattttcttttagctggaattcccaagtatcATCTGGACATatttcaaaggatccagaataatgctgcttgcCTCATCTGTAGACCATCAATATACGTACATATATCACCTATTATTCATTCACCCTCTTCGCTGGCTGCCAGTTGCGGAtcgtatagcctacaaactttccactttgacttactctgctGTTTCTGGCACCAGTCCTTGCTAACTCTCCGAACTCGCTCCCATCTATACACTCGACctcttcgctcatcttctgacactaAGCTCTATGTGGGTCCCACTGattaagacaaagatgtatggacaTAGGTcgttctcctaccaagccccatcaacttggaacagattactcATCAGCTTTTGTCACTCTGATACTCTTACCACCTTAAAGTtcaaacttaagacacatcttttcagaacgacttcACTGTAATCCTATCCTGACCTGAGCATGCATGAtacatgtctgtatttatttttatgcatgtgtaGCATCTGTAGTAGGAGTGAACATGTCTATTATATTCTAATATGAgtgcatggttgtttatgatCTAGTctgtatatgattttttttaaattttggaaagacactatataaatcattattattaacagcatAACCAGAAGTCAGTCAACAGAAAACTGATCAGTAATTAATCTAGGTTACAATGTGGTAAATAATGGCACAATAGATGCTTTACAAAGttacttaaaagaaagatgTTGGCAGTTACAAatatagcggtccggtggcgcaacggttagcgcctgtcacaaatacagtgaaggttggctcgggcacgctgttctttctctgcacgtggcatctgtttacagggctggctgccttgccgtaatatagcctcagttgctggcacggcgtaaaacaccaattccaccccccacccccacccccgcAGTTACAAATAAAATCCTGCATATAAATTATCTAAAATAATATTGATTTTATTCcagtaaa
Coding sequences within:
- the LOC112574287 gene encoding threonylcarbamoyladenosine tRNA methylthiotransferase-like; its protein translation is MPQSGVTDIEDIVSSHDVGVNDRLHSKHSVAVHVNKSRHKQGYTSNKRELEHAEGDSYIPGSQRIHVKTWGCSHNNSDSEYMAGQLASYGFIITDNKDEADLWLLNSCTVKSPAEDHFRNEITMAEKMNKKVVLAGCVPQGQPNSQYIKGLSVVGVQQIDRVVEVVEETLKGHTVRMFGPKKQNGKKAGGASLSLPKIRKNPLIEIIAINTGCLNQCTYCKTKHARGDLGSYQPEEIIERAFQSFSEGVVEIWLTSEDLGAYGHDIGVTLPELLWQLVEVIPEGARMRLGMTNPPYILEHLEEIVKILNHPRVYAFLHVPVQSASDSVLMDMRREYCCSDFRHVVDFIKERVPRVTIATDVICGFPTETEKDFQETLDLVQHYKFPSLFINQFFPRPGTPAAKMARVSPQEVKKRTRMMSDLFQSYHPYTHYLGERQQVLVTELSHDKQFFVGHNKSYEQVLVPKDEDLMGKMVEVEIIETGKHYMKGRLLSSTKEAVRPNVPLPLRKGEVSGLVHEKSNEAEEKEVSLVLKAGAVILGFAILWRIYGLFSRFR